The genomic DNA TGTTTCTTCTCCTCCATTCACACACACATAGCCATCCTCATCTATCTCCCATCCTAGTCCACTAAAAACAGAAATTATTTCAGCGTCTTTAATCCCACAATCATTTAATGTGATTATAAAGTCAAGCATGAGCTCTTTTATATTACTTTGATCGCACTTTATATTAGGTTTGGACTTGAGAATATTTTGGCATCTCATTCCCTCATTTCATCATTGCGTGTATTTCAACTAACATCTAATCTATGTACTTCGTAAGTACTGCACCTTCAAGTGAGTATCTGAACTACATATATGATAACTCACTCAGTTCCACTTGCGAAGAAAAAATTGATGAAAAAGGAATATTAAGCAGAGAGCTCAAGCTTCCATATCCACGTGATCCAGCAGGCTCTGAATACGCTGGATATTTTTCGTGCTGGCATGCTTATAGCGCTGCGTTATAATTACTACTAAATTAAGCGTTGAGTTTTTACTCTCCCCTACCTCTACGTTACAAAAAAAGAAGTTACATGGCCTAGTCTCGGACTAGTTCAGTAACTCCCTTTTCCAACTCTATTTCAATAGGTAGATTTATTATTCTTTTACCGCCCCGATCACGATCCCGGTCACAAAATAACGTTGCAGAAACGGATACACGAGCAGGATCGGCAGTGCACTGATAAAGATTTGCGAGGCCCGAATGGTTCGCTGGGACAGATTGGCGACGACTTCCGGGTCGAGCTTGGACATGTCGGCCTGAACGATAATCGTCTGCATAAATGTCGCCAGCGGAAGCTTTTCTGAATCTCGAATATAGATGATCCCATCAAAATAAGAGTTCCAATGTTCGACCATCATGAATAGGGAAACCGTGGCAACGACGGGTATGGAGACGGGCAAATATATTTTGATAAAAGTCTGCAAATGCCCTGCCCCATCAATAAAAGCGGCTTCCTCCAGATCCTTGGGTACGGTACGGAAGAAATTAAGCAGCAGAATAATGTTAAATACCGCAACCAATCCAGGCAGAATCAATGCCAGCAATGTATTCATCAGTCCAAGCTTCAGAATCAGAATGTAGCCCGGAATGAGACCACCGCTGAATAACATGGTGATGACAAAATACCAAAGGTAAACATTGCGTGCACGGAAGACTCGCGCCTCCTTGGAGAGCGCATACGCTGCAATCGTATTTACCACTAACGCAAGTCCCGTTCCAAGTACCGTCCGCTCCACAGACACCCACAAGGAGGAGAGGAAATTGGCATTATCAAACGTCTTGGCATAGGCTTCAAGCGTAAAACCAATCGGCCAGAACGTAACCAGTCCAGCATTGGCAGGTGCGGATGCGCTAAGAGATACCATGAGCAAGTGATATAAAGGCAGCAAGCAGAGCAGTGAAAGGATGGTCAGGAACACATTATTGAATATGCTGAAAACTTGATAAGGAATCGTTTTATGGTACATCGGCTCGTCATCCTTTCTAGAAAATTCTGTACCCCGCGAATCGGTAGGCCAGTCGGTATGAGATCACGATCAGGATTAAGCTAATAACCGATTTAAATAAATTCACGGCGGTAGCGAAGCTGAACTGCCCACTAAGCAGACCTTCCCTGTACACAAAGGTATCGATGATATCCGCTTGCTGATAGATTAATGGACTATATAAGTTAAAGATCTGATCGAAGTTTGCATTGAGCACATTGCCTAGTGCCAGGGTTGCGATCACGATCCCAATCGGAATAAGCGCCGGGATGGTAATATACATCGTCTGCTTCCAGCGCCCCGCCCCATCCACTTCAGCCGCTTCATAGAGTGACGGATTAATACCGGACAGTGCCGCCAGGAAAATGATCGTGTTGAAGCCAAACTCCTTCCAGACATCACTTGCAATGATCGTAAAGCGGAACCAGTTGCCATCCCCAAGGAAGAAAATCGGCTTGATGCCGAATACAGAGGAAAGGAATTGATTGATGATCCCTGTCTGGGCCAGAATATCGATCAGAATGCCTGATAGCGTAACCCAAGACAAAAAATGCGGAAGATACACGAGCGTTTGAATGGTTCTTTTGAGCGCCATCTTCCTGACCTCATTCAGCAATAAGGCGAAGATAAATGGAATAATCAGGTTCATTACCATTTTGGAACAGGCAAAAAACAGCGTATTCCACGTAATTTGCAGGAAATAATCATTCTCCCACATGTACCTGAAATGCTTCAGTCCGACCCATTCAGAATTGAAAAAACCCAGTGCAGGTTTATAGTCTTGAAATGCCATAAGAATCCCGGACATCGGAATATACGAAAAAATAAAAATCATAATGGCCGCCGGCAACACCATCAAGTGGAGAATCCATGGTTGTTTATAGACTTTCTTTTTTCTTCTATTCGGCTTGCTCCCACTGTTTGCCTGCGGCACCCGGTTAGCCTCCATATTAGCCTCCATAGCGCCCTCCTGTTCCCAAAAAAGTTTTTGTGTGTAATGGGAATCTCTGCTATAAATAGTATCAGGCACTCCTCAGGTCTGACTATATAACATTGTTAGGCTGGATATGGTTTTGTTAGGAATATCGATTGAAGGAGGCTTTTATGAATATATGGAAGCGCTTTATATTATTCCAAGGAACGGCTCGATCCCGGTTTAGTCTGTTTGCCAAAATAAACGGCTTAATCGTGGTTTTGTTCATCCCCATTATTATCATGTATACCTACTCGAACAATGTCACCTACGATGTCGTAAGCAAAGAGCTTCAAATATCCAATACCAAACAGCTCACGTTTTTATCCAGTCAGATCGATTCCCGCATTAATCAGATGATGGATTTCAGTCTTATTCTCTCTAGAGATCCCAATGTCAGAGCATTCAATGGTTTGAACATGTGGGATGATCTTTATGACCAGATGCAGACCCGATATGTCATTCAGGAAAAGATGATGCTTCAATCCGGAGTCACCGATATATGGCCCACCCGATATGCTGTGTATTCACAGCAGAACCAAGATGTCATCGCCAACTACAACAGATCATCAGGTTATGATGAGAATTACCTAAAAAGAAATATGAGTGGCCAATGGACATATGGTGATCATGGTGCGGAATCTCAAGAAGAGCTTCAATCCTTTTACTGGTTCTTTACTGATTCCTTGTCCCAGCCGGGGATGTTGACGGGAAGCAATCTGGTGATTGAAGCCAGCTTCAGTTACGAGAACATTCAGAACATGCTGGATACGTACAAGAAAGGTGGACAAGGCGATCCCTTCTTTTATCACAAAGGGAATTCGCCCATTCTGAACCGCAGTGCAGACAAGCAGCTATCCGAAGAACTCATTCGTTATCTGGATACTCACTCCTCGGAGGACACTACACAGGATGTCGTGAAGCTGAATGGGAAGAACTATCTGGTCAGTTCTGTAAAGTCTTCATATTTGGATTGGCATTTAGTAGATGTGGTCCCACTCTATCAGATCCTGCAACCCATTTCACTCAGTCGGAACCTGTTCTATCTCTCTATGATTCTGCTATTTGTTGTGGGCATTTCCGCTTCCATACTACTGTACAGAAACGTTCAATATCCGATCAAAAAGCTGATTCAGGGCTTACGGCGTGTGGAGTGGGGAGACTACTCCGTACGTCTGCATAGCAAGAATCAGAATGAGTTCTCATTTCTGTTTCAACGATTTAATGATATGTCTCATCAAATTCAAGATCTGATCGAGAATGTATTTCATGAAAAGATCAGAGCCCGGGAAGCTACGCTGAAGCAGCTGCAGGCGCAGATCAATCCCCATTTTCTGTATAACTGCCTTGGCTATATCATCAATATGGCCCAGATGAAGGATGAAGAAGCGGTCATCTCTATGGCTTATAACTTAAGTGCGTACTATCGCTATACCACCCGAGTGGAACGAGAAACGTCTTCTTTGAAGGAAGAAATCAAGCTGCTCGTCAACTATTTGGATATCCAAAAGCTGCGCAATGGGAGAATTGAATATCATATCGATATCCCTGAGCATATGCTTAGCCAGTCTGTTCCACGTTTAATGCTTCAACCGATTGTGGAAAATTCGGTCATTCACGGTGTAACGAAGTCATACTCATCTGGTGAAATTCGAATTAGCGGGGGAAGCTCGGACGGTTTCTGCAAAATTTACATTGATGACGACGGACCCGGCCTGAGCCCGGATCAGTTGGAAGCTCTGAATCGTAAAATGCAGCAGCCGCTGCAGGGGGAAATGGGCTGTGGTCTCTGGAATACGAACCAGCGGATCATGCATCTGTTCGGCAATCAGTCACGCCTTATTTTCAAGCCGTCCCCGCTCGGCGGATTCCGAACAGAGATCATCTGGGAGATTCCAACAGAGGAAGAAAATCATAACGATATAAGTTGAACTAAACATTTACACGATAACGGAGAGGGCAGATCTGGAGAAGCGAAGCGTTCGCCAAAAAGCTTTCTGAAAGAAAGCTACATCGGAAACATAGGCTTATCCCCGGATTTCCCCTTTTGTAAGGGATTCAAAAAATCTAGGGATAACAGCGATCAGAAGATGGTTCTGACCGCGCAGTGGTTCCGTGTAAAATCATTCGTTCAACTTATATACACAAACCAACAAGGAGACAAATAAGATGCAGATGATCATCGTAGACGATGAAGCACACTGGGTAGATAACCTTTCCATGACCAAACCCTGGCACACTCTGGGGATTGAACATGTGCATAAAGCTTACTCAGCACATGAAGCACTACAAATTATTGATACGCACCCCATTGATATTGTGATCTCGGATATTCAGATGCCCGAAATGACAGGGATTGAACTGATCGAACGGATCAGAGTCCGTGACAAAAAAATAAAGTGTATTCTTTTATCCGGATATTCCGAATTCGATTTCGCCAAAAAAGCCATCCAGTACGAGGCCGTTGATTACTTGCTGAAACCACCGACTGACGATGAATTGATGGGCGCCGTTCAAAAGGCTATTGATCAATTAAACACAGAATGGGAGCTCATAAGCTCACTTAAACGAACCCAGTTTACCCTTCGGGAGAATCTGCCCCATTTACGTGGTCGACTGCTCCTTGAGGCCTTACAGGGACATCGATTCGCAGCCGGCGAATGGGAACGGAAACTTGCGAATTACGATCTGCCCTTCCACGCCGGAGATTACGCGTTAATGCTTGTACGTATGGAAGAAGAATTTAGGCACTATGACAACAACGATCAAACCTTGATCGAATATGCAGTCATCAATATGGCTGAAGAGATTATGGGTGAGTTTATGGAAGTTTGGGGCGTGAAGGAGGAACATGGATATCTGGTGTTTCTGCTTCAACTTAAAGAGAACGATACCGACATTGGAAAAGAAACTATACTGGAGAAGCTTTCTGTGCAGCTTCAGTCTAAGGTCAAGCAGTTCCTGAAGGGTTCCCTCTCCATCGTCATCACCGAGTGGTTCCCGTTTCCAAAACAGCTACATGACCGCTTTCGGCAGGCCTCG from Paenibacillus sp. FSL R10-2782 includes the following:
- a CDS encoding carbohydrate ABC transporter permease, yielding MYHKTIPYQVFSIFNNVFLTILSLLCLLPLYHLLMVSLSASAPANAGLVTFWPIGFTLEAYAKTFDNANFLSSLWVSVERTVLGTGLALVVNTIAAYALSKEARVFRARNVYLWYFVITMLFSGGLIPGYILILKLGLMNTLLALILPGLVAVFNIILLLNFFRTVPKDLEEAAFIDGAGHLQTFIKIYLPVSIPVVATVSLFMMVEHWNSYFDGIIYIRDSEKLPLATFMQTIIVQADMSKLDPEVVANLSQRTIRASQIFISALPILLVYPFLQRYFVTGIVIGAVKE
- a CDS encoding ABC transporter permease subunit, encoding MEANRVPQANSGSKPNRRKKKVYKQPWILHLMVLPAAIMIFIFSYIPMSGILMAFQDYKPALGFFNSEWVGLKHFRYMWENDYFLQITWNTLFFACSKMVMNLIIPFIFALLLNEVRKMALKRTIQTLVYLPHFLSWVTLSGILIDILAQTGIINQFLSSVFGIKPIFFLGDGNWFRFTIIASDVWKEFGFNTIIFLAALSGINPSLYEAAEVDGAGRWKQTMYITIPALIPIGIVIATLALGNVLNANFDQIFNLYSPLIYQQADIIDTFVYREGLLSGQFSFATAVNLFKSVISLILIVISYRLAYRFAGYRIF
- a CDS encoding histidine kinase; translated protein: MNIWKRFILFQGTARSRFSLFAKINGLIVVLFIPIIIMYTYSNNVTYDVVSKELQISNTKQLTFLSSQIDSRINQMMDFSLILSRDPNVRAFNGLNMWDDLYDQMQTRYVIQEKMMLQSGVTDIWPTRYAVYSQQNQDVIANYNRSSGYDENYLKRNMSGQWTYGDHGAESQEELQSFYWFFTDSLSQPGMLTGSNLVIEASFSYENIQNMLDTYKKGGQGDPFFYHKGNSPILNRSADKQLSEELIRYLDTHSSEDTTQDVVKLNGKNYLVSSVKSSYLDWHLVDVVPLYQILQPISLSRNLFYLSMILLFVVGISASILLYRNVQYPIKKLIQGLRRVEWGDYSVRLHSKNQNEFSFLFQRFNDMSHQIQDLIENVFHEKIRAREATLKQLQAQINPHFLYNCLGYIINMAQMKDEEAVISMAYNLSAYYRYTTRVERETSSLKEEIKLLVNYLDIQKLRNGRIEYHIDIPEHMLSQSVPRLMLQPIVENSVIHGVTKSYSSGEIRISGGSSDGFCKIYIDDDGPGLSPDQLEALNRKMQQPLQGEMGCGLWNTNQRIMHLFGNQSRLIFKPSPLGGFRTEIIWEIPTEEENHNDIS
- a CDS encoding response regulator, producing the protein MQMIIVDDEAHWVDNLSMTKPWHTLGIEHVHKAYSAHEALQIIDTHPIDIVISDIQMPEMTGIELIERIRVRDKKIKCILLSGYSEFDFAKKAIQYEAVDYLLKPPTDDELMGAVQKAIDQLNTEWELISSLKRTQFTLRENLPHLRGRLLLEALQGHRFAAGEWERKLANYDLPFHAGDYALMLVRMEEEFRHYDNNDQTLIEYAVINMAEEIMGEFMEVWGVKEEHGYLVFLLQLKENDTDIGKETILEKLSVQLQSKVKQFLKGSLSIVITEWFPFPKQLHDRFRQASAYFRQIVGDEREFVMRVSDVEAPAAQGPLDVLYTPPSFIHLLESGQWDAAEEKIVAVCEELDEKWSESWEHCMEAGFLITASFTNLAHRNRLTLATLMGSDMEWLQSGKAFSTISKLRKWSLSVLGKLKEGTSNEIKDIRSEYVRKIQDFTDKNLHLDVSLRVLADHVNLHPTHLSKIYKIETGEGISDYISRLRMDRACHKLKMTTKKVYEISMEIGYMDPAYFIKVFKRQFGVTPQEYRDHHK